Proteins from a genomic interval of Acetobacterium woodii DSM 1030:
- a CDS encoding TIGR00282 family metallophosphoesterase, whose protein sequence is MNILILGDVYGRPGRKIIKAKLPQLISEYQIDFTIINGENASGGNGLTTKNAKELLNSPIDAITMGNHVWQQKELLETIDHFDQIIRPLNYPEPCPGKGYHIFTHELKNKTTKKICVVNLSGQIFMPSLNCPFNTMLPIIDKLRMSSDLILIDFHAEATSEKIAFGYFMDGLASAVYGTHTHVQTADERILAGGTAYITDIGMTGPIDGVIGVDKQIIIENMLTKRPNRFVTATGAVQINGIILEVNDLDNKVSKITRLYKIYED, encoded by the coding sequence ATGAATATATTAATACTCGGAGATGTTTATGGCCGACCTGGACGAAAAATTATTAAAGCTAAACTACCACAATTAATTTCAGAATATCAAATTGATTTCACCATCATCAATGGCGAAAACGCTTCCGGCGGAAATGGTTTAACGACCAAAAATGCCAAGGAATTGTTAAATTCACCAATTGATGCGATTACGATGGGAAACCATGTTTGGCAACAAAAAGAGCTTTTAGAAACAATTGATCATTTTGATCAAATTATTCGTCCACTTAATTATCCAGAACCTTGCCCCGGTAAAGGTTATCATATTTTTACCCACGAATTAAAAAATAAAACAACCAAAAAAATTTGTGTTGTGAATTTATCCGGGCAAATTTTTATGCCCAGTTTAAATTGTCCTTTTAATACGATGCTCCCGATAATTGATAAGCTTAGAATGTCCTCTGATCTGATATTAATTGATTTTCATGCCGAAGCGACATCAGAAAAAATAGCTTTTGGATATTTTATGGATGGATTAGCTTCAGCCGTTTATGGGACCCATACACATGTTCAAACTGCTGATGAGCGCATTTTAGCTGGTGGAACAGCTTATATTACCGATATTGGGATGACTGGACCAATCGATGGCGTTATTGGTGTCGATAAGCAAATCATTATCGAAAATATGCTGACGAAGCGTCCAAATCGTTTCGTAACAGCGACAGGTGCCGTCCAAATTAATGGGATTATTTTGGAAGTAAATGACTTGGATAATAAAGTGTCAAAAATTACGCGCCTTTATAAAATTTATGAGGATTAG
- the purB gene encoding adenylosuccinate lyase codes for MKQYYENPLIERYSSKEILQIFSADNKFQTWRKLWVALAEAEKELGLQITQEQIDELKSKITDIDFDLAAEYEKKLRHDVMAHVHTYGAQCPKAKGIIHLGATSAYVGDNTDVIIYTEGLKHIRKQLINLINHLSLFAAKHKDLPTLGFTHFQPAQLTTVGKRACLWVQDLLMDLADLEHLIDHVKLRGAKGTTGTQASFMELFDGNHEKVKQLDTLIAQKMGFKRTFAVTGQTYSRKFDYQVLTVLSGIAQSLSKFATDVRLLQNLKEVEEPFEKNQIGSSAMAYKRNPMRTERICSLARYIIVNAINPALTASTQWFERTLDDSANKRISIPEGFLATDAILMIAINVSENMVVYPKVILQHINAELPFMVTENIIMEGVKRGGDRQDLHEKIRVLSMEAGNTVKVDGKPNDLIERILKEPSFNLKKEDVESLLDPLLYVGRAPQQVDDFINEEVNPVLEANRELLNLNKIDLKV; via the coding sequence ATGAAACAATATTATGAAAACCCTTTAATTGAACGTTATTCATCTAAAGAGATTCTGCAAATATTCTCTGCCGATAACAAATTTCAAACATGGAGGAAGTTATGGGTTGCTCTAGCTGAAGCTGAAAAAGAACTGGGCTTACAAATAACTCAAGAACAAATTGATGAATTAAAGTCAAAAATAACCGATATTGACTTTGATTTAGCCGCTGAATATGAAAAAAAACTCCGACACGATGTTATGGCACACGTTCATACTTATGGTGCCCAGTGTCCTAAAGCGAAAGGGATTATTCATCTTGGCGCAACAAGTGCCTATGTGGGTGATAATACCGACGTGATTATCTACACTGAAGGATTAAAACATATTCGCAAACAATTAATTAATTTAATCAATCATCTCTCACTGTTTGCAGCTAAACATAAAGATTTACCGACATTAGGTTTTACCCATTTTCAACCAGCCCAATTAACAACGGTAGGGAAACGGGCCTGTCTCTGGGTTCAGGATCTTTTAATGGACTTAGCTGATTTGGAACATCTTATTGACCATGTCAAGCTAAGGGGTGCCAAGGGGACTACCGGTACTCAGGCCAGTTTTATGGAGTTATTTGATGGTAATCATGAAAAAGTTAAACAATTAGATACGTTGATTGCTCAAAAAATGGGTTTCAAACGTACTTTTGCGGTAACCGGACAAACCTATTCAAGAAAGTTTGACTATCAGGTGTTAACTGTACTCAGTGGAATCGCTCAAAGTTTAAGCAAATTTGCAACGGATGTCCGACTCCTGCAGAACTTAAAAGAAGTGGAAGAGCCTTTTGAAAAAAATCAGATTGGATCTTCTGCAATGGCTTACAAGCGCAATCCCATGCGTACCGAACGCATTTGCTCATTGGCACGCTATATTATTGTAAATGCCATTAACCCCGCACTGACAGCCTCAACCCAATGGTTTGAACGGACCTTAGACGATTCGGCCAATAAACGAATAAGTATTCCAGAAGGTTTTTTAGCAACAGATGCTATCTTAATGATTGCGATCAATGTTTCTGAAAACATGGTTGTTTATCCCAAAGTTATTCTGCAACACATCAATGCTGAACTTCCATTTATGGTCACTGAAAATATTATTATGGAAGGGGTCAAACGCGGTGGTGACCGCCAAGATCTTCATGAAAAAATTAGGGTTTTATCGATGGAAGCGGGGAATACCGTCAAAGTTGATGGAAAACCTAATGATTTGATTGAAAGAATTTTAAAAGAACCCTCATTTAATCTAAAAAAAGAAGACGTTGAATCCCTTCTAGACCCACTTCTTTATGTTGGCAGAGCCCCTCAGCAAGTAGACGATTTTATAAATGAAGAAGTCAATCCGGTTTTAGAAGCAAATCGTGAACTACTTAATTTGAATAAAATTGATTTAAAAGTATAA
- a CDS encoding citrate/2-methylcitrate synthase yields MMNRIFSEITPEIIEYSELCVKNSYIEPALYEKYQVNRGLRDLEGNGVLTGLTEISEIQAYTFENGKKIGTPGKLFYRGVDVETLVEGFAKEQRFGFEEVVYLLLFGDQPNQAELSDFTKVLGNYRSLPTSFVRDIIMKAPSSDMMNTLARSVLTLFSYDDNASDVSIPNVLRQSLELIALFPLLAVYGYQTYKHYHDDQSLFIHQPQPDLSTAENILYILRPDSKYTELEAKILDIALVLHAEHGGGNNSTFTTHVVSSSGTDTYSVIAASLGSLKGPKHGGANIKVVQMFEDMKSTLDDWTDESQVRQYLVDLLNKRAFDNAGLIYGIGHAIYSVSDPRANVFKSFVKSLSDEKGMNKEFELYSMVARLAPEVIADERKIYKGVSANVDFYSGFVYSMLGLPHELYTPIFAIARIAGWSAHRLEELINAGKIIRPAYMNVSERRPYEPLDQRK; encoded by the coding sequence ATGATGAATCGGATTTTTTCGGAAATTACCCCTGAAATTATAGAATACAGTGAATTATGTGTTAAAAATAGCTATATCGAACCAGCATTATATGAAAAATATCAAGTTAACCGTGGACTTAGAGATTTAGAAGGAAATGGCGTGTTAACAGGATTAACTGAAATATCGGAAATTCAGGCGTATACATTTGAAAACGGCAAAAAAATTGGTACCCCGGGAAAACTTTTTTATCGTGGCGTTGATGTCGAAACACTTGTTGAAGGCTTTGCCAAAGAACAGCGTTTTGGCTTTGAAGAAGTTGTTTATCTGTTGTTATTTGGCGATCAGCCAAATCAGGCAGAATTAAGTGACTTTACAAAGGTTCTTGGAAATTATCGTAGTTTACCAACCAGCTTTGTCCGTGACATCATCATGAAGGCGCCTAGTTCAGATATGATGAATACTCTGGCTAGAAGCGTATTAACTCTTTTTTCCTATGATGATAACGCCAGCGATGTATCAATTCCTAATGTCTTACGACAATCTTTAGAATTAATCGCATTATTTCCCCTTTTAGCCGTATATGGTTATCAGACTTATAAGCATTATCATGATGATCAGAGCTTGTTTATTCATCAACCGCAGCCTGATTTGTCAACCGCCGAAAACATCCTTTATATACTAAGACCAGACAGCAAATACACTGAACTTGAAGCAAAAATTCTTGATATTGCATTAGTTCTTCACGCTGAACACGGTGGCGGAAATAACTCGACTTTTACCACCCATGTCGTTTCTTCTTCCGGGACAGACACCTATTCGGTTATTGCGGCTTCTCTTGGATCTTTAAAGGGACCTAAACACGGCGGTGCTAATATTAAAGTAGTTCAAATGTTTGAAGATATGAAAAGCACTCTAGATGACTGGACTGATGAGAGTCAAGTGCGACAATATCTCGTGGACCTGCTAAATAAGCGTGCCTTTGATAATGCTGGCTTGATTTATGGAATTGGTCATGCCATCTATTCCGTATCAGATCCACGTGCAAATGTATTTAAAAGCTTCGTAAAAAGCTTATCTGATGAAAAGGGTATGAATAAAGAGTTTGAACTCTATTCGATGGTAGCCCGCTTAGCGCCTGAGGTTATCGCTGACGAAAGAAAGATTTATAAAGGCGTTAGTGCTAATGTCGATTTTTATAGCGGTTTTGTATATAGCATGTTGGGATTACCACATGAGCTCTATACTCCTATTTTTGCAATTGCTCGGATAGCTGGCTGGAGTGCTCACCGTTTAGAAGAGCTTATTAATGCTGGTAAGATCATTCGACCTGCCTATATGAATGTGAGTGAACGTCGGCCTTATGAACCATTAGATCAAAGAAAATAA
- a CDS encoding phosphate acyltransferase, whose translation MFNSFNDLGDLVALNKKGTLVVAAAAEEAVLKALSTANQLYLEKIILVGNRQKINAISKNKNIDIQEMEIIDADNLVSACKKAVSLVRQGQADFIMKGLVDTSIFLKAVINKVDGLMIGRLLSSIMMIKIAAYPKFLILSDGGMIIDPNLEKKKGIIQNAVNFSRLLDINPIKVGCLAAKEKVNPKMPATVDAAELKKLSQQNYFGSDVIVEGPIAMDLLVSKEAARIKGYQSAVAGDVDVILMPNIETGNAIIKVMTHLGNAQLGGIVMGACVPIILTSRSDSYENKLNSIILGAFLTPKLSNCHQIREEHQEKNETIVNRK comes from the coding sequence ATGTTTAATAGTTTTAACGATCTTGGAGATCTTGTCGCTCTAAATAAAAAAGGAACCCTTGTCGTTGCTGCTGCCGCAGAAGAAGCCGTGTTAAAAGCGCTTTCTACCGCCAATCAGCTGTATTTAGAAAAAATAATACTTGTTGGCAATCGCCAAAAGATTAATGCCATCAGTAAAAATAAAAATATCGATATCCAAGAAATGGAGATCATCGACGCAGATAATTTGGTAAGTGCCTGCAAAAAAGCTGTTTCACTTGTTCGACAGGGTCAAGCAGATTTTATAATGAAGGGACTCGTCGACACCTCTATTTTTTTAAAAGCGGTGATCAACAAAGTCGATGGACTTATGATTGGCCGACTTTTAAGTAGTATCATGATGATTAAAATTGCTGCTTATCCTAAATTTTTAATCCTATCAGATGGCGGAATGATCATTGATCCAAATCTGGAGAAAAAGAAGGGTATTATCCAAAATGCGGTTAACTTTTCAAGGCTATTAGACATTAACCCGATTAAAGTTGGCTGTCTTGCCGCCAAAGAAAAAGTTAATCCCAAAATGCCAGCAACTGTGGACGCCGCCGAATTAAAAAAATTATCTCAACAAAATTATTTTGGGAGTGATGTAATTGTTGAAGGTCCAATCGCCATGGATTTACTCGTCTCAAAAGAAGCTGCTCGAATTAAAGGTTATCAATCAGCAGTGGCCGGAGATGTTGATGTTATTCTCATGCCGAATATTGAAACTGGTAATGCAATCATAAAAGTAATGACTCATTTGGGCAATGCCCAATTGGGAGGGATTGTCATGGGTGCTTGTGTCCCAATAATTTTAACATCCCGATCAGATTCTTATGAAAATAAATTAAATTCTATCATTTTGGGTGCATTTTTAACCCCAAAATTAAGTAATTGTCACCAAATAAGAGAGGAGCATCAAGAAAAAAATGAAACTATTGTTAACAGGAAATGA
- the iorA gene encoding indolepyruvate ferredoxin oxidoreductase subunit alpha, producing MKLLLTGNEAIARGAWEAGVKFATAYPGTPSTEILENVAKYKEIVAEWAPNEKVALEAAAGASIGGVRSLCAMKHVGVNVATDPLFTFAYLGVNAGAVLVTADEPGMHSSQNEQDNRNYARHAKVCLFEPSDSQEAKDMIKEAYRVSEEYDLPVLFRMTTRVCHSKSIVECEDRQEIPDKPYEKNIQKYCPLPAFAKGMQVKLTDNLKRLEVYSNHTPLNYIEDNNSDIGIIGSGVAFRYAKEVFGNKVSYLKIGFSYPLPMEKIADFAKGKKTLYIFEENDPIMEKEIKAAGINCIGKDKLPTMGELTPDRIRNALLDEVATVIKPNPEMVLPRPPAFCAGCPHRGVFYELGRRKDLMIFSDIGCYSLGLMPPYNATDAMLCMGASISAGHGVQKAFDIKGDHSKKVVSILGDSTFFHSGITSLMDVTYNKSNTLTIILDNRITGMTGHQQNPGTGYDLKGTASPIIDIEAMVKACGVKNLISIDPNNLKIVKDAIEWGLEVDGPAVIITRWPCALKKFSSQDVNEFPTAFKNVCSVNIEKCIGCKKCLKSGCPALAFDIPNKKSGILKDSCVGCGVCLQICPKQAIEVEVR from the coding sequence ATGAAACTATTGTTAACAGGAAATGAAGCCATTGCCCGAGGCGCCTGGGAGGCCGGGGTAAAATTTGCCACCGCTTATCCCGGAACCCCAAGTACCGAAATTTTAGAAAATGTGGCTAAATATAAGGAAATTGTCGCAGAATGGGCTCCTAATGAAAAGGTCGCATTAGAAGCAGCTGCCGGAGCCTCCATTGGCGGCGTAAGAAGTTTATGTGCAATGAAACACGTTGGCGTTAATGTTGCCACCGACCCACTATTTACGTTTGCTTACTTAGGGGTGAATGCCGGAGCAGTGTTGGTTACTGCTGACGAACCGGGGATGCATTCATCTCAAAATGAGCAGGATAATCGTAATTATGCCCGCCACGCTAAGGTTTGTCTGTTCGAACCTTCAGACAGCCAAGAAGCAAAGGATATGATAAAAGAAGCTTATCGAGTCAGTGAAGAATACGATCTTCCGGTATTATTCAGAATGACAACTCGCGTTTGTCATTCTAAATCAATTGTTGAATGTGAAGACCGTCAAGAAATTCCCGACAAGCCTTATGAAAAAAACATCCAAAAATATTGCCCGTTGCCAGCTTTTGCTAAAGGAATGCAGGTTAAACTTACCGATAATTTAAAACGGCTTGAAGTTTATTCCAATCATACGCCCTTAAATTATATTGAGGATAATAACTCTGATATTGGTATTATTGGCTCGGGTGTTGCTTTCCGATATGCTAAAGAGGTTTTTGGAAACAAAGTGTCCTATTTAAAAATTGGATTCAGTTATCCACTGCCGATGGAAAAAATAGCTGACTTTGCCAAAGGTAAAAAAACACTTTATATTTTTGAAGAAAATGACCCCATCATGGAAAAAGAAATCAAAGCCGCTGGCATTAATTGTATTGGCAAAGACAAACTGCCAACCATGGGTGAATTGACTCCGGATCGCATTAGAAATGCCCTTTTAGACGAGGTAGCGACGGTCATTAAACCCAATCCCGAAATGGTGCTGCCACGGCCTCCGGCATTTTGTGCCGGATGTCCACATCGCGGTGTATTTTACGAATTAGGACGTCGAAAAGATCTGATGATTTTTAGTGATATTGGCTGCTATTCGTTAGGACTGATGCCTCCATATAATGCTACCGATGCCATGCTTTGTATGGGTGCGAGCATCAGTGCCGGGCATGGCGTACAAAAAGCATTTGATATTAAGGGCGATCATTCAAAAAAGGTGGTATCAATTCTTGGCGATTCAACATTCTTCCATTCTGGAATTACCAGCCTTATGGATGTTACTTATAATAAAAGCAATACTTTAACAATTATATTAGATAATCGAATTACCGGAATGACCGGTCATCAACAAAATCCGGGCACTGGATATGATTTAAAAGGAACAGCTTCTCCAATTATTGATATTGAAGCGATGGTCAAAGCTTGCGGTGTTAAAAATTTGATTTCGATTGATCCCAACAATCTCAAGATTGTCAAAGATGCTATTGAATGGGGTTTGGAAGTCGATGGACCGGCCGTAATTATTACCCGTTGGCCCTGCGCTCTTAAGAAATTCTCCTCTCAAGATGTCAACGAATTTCCAACGGCCTTCAAAAATGTTTGTTCTGTTAACATCGAAAAATGTATTGGCTGTAAAAAATGCTTAAAATCTGGTTGTCCGGCATTAGCCTTTGATATTCCTAATAAAAAATCTGGAATTCTTAAAGATTCTTGTGTTGGTTGCGGTGTTTGTTTACAGATCTGTCCCAAACAAGCCATCGAAGTGGAGGTGAGATAG
- a CDS encoding indolepyruvate oxidoreductase subunit beta: protein METKNIVLVGVGGQGTILAAKLLTTGLMEAGFDVKMSEIHGMSQRGGSVSSLVRYGDHVQSPVIEIGSADIVVAFEKMEGLRSLEYLKPSGKMIVNDTEIFPLSVIIGAATYPQNILEEIKSKVNVRVMNATKIAEEMGNSKVMNVILLGSIIKSMGLTDIDWDKIIAENIKPQFKEINIKALHAGMKAV from the coding sequence ATGGAAACAAAAAACATCGTATTAGTTGGTGTTGGTGGCCAAGGTACAATTTTAGCTGCTAAACTTCTAACAACAGGGTTAATGGAAGCTGGTTTTGATGTCAAAATGAGTGAGATTCACGGAATGAGTCAACGGGGCGGTTCCGTTTCTTCATTGGTTCGTTATGGTGATCATGTTCAATCACCGGTTATTGAGATTGGTAGTGCTGACATCGTCGTTGCTTTTGAAAAAATGGAAGGATTACGATCACTGGAATATTTGAAACCGAGTGGAAAAATGATTGTTAATGACACTGAAATTTTTCCCCTTTCAGTCATTATTGGCGCAGCTACCTACCCGCAAAATATTCTCGAAGAAATAAAAAGCAAGGTTAATGTTCGCGTGATGAACGCCACAAAAATTGCTGAAGAAATGGGGAACAGCAAGGTAATGAACGTAATTCTGCTCGGCTCTATTATTAAGTCCATGGGGTTAACTGATATTGACTGGGATAAGATCATCGCTGAAAATATCAAACCACAATTTAAAGAGATAAATATTAAAGCCTTGCATGCAGGGATGAAAGCTGTATAA
- a CDS encoding cysteine-rich small domain-containing protein, translating to MKIDSTNFKFFQHQKCEYFPCHQINNQENFNCLFCYCPLYALGENCGGNFTYTQKGVKNCSSCNYPHLKENYDGVLEKLSKLIEQLKTTKI from the coding sequence ATGAAAATAGATAGTACGAATTTTAAGTTTTTTCAACATCAAAAATGCGAATATTTTCCCTGCCATCAAATTAATAATCAAGAAAATTTTAATTGCCTATTTTGTTATTGTCCCCTATATGCCTTAGGTGAAAATTGCGGCGGTAATTTTACTTATACACAAAAGGGAGTCAAAAATTGCAGTAGTTGTAATTATCCTCATTTAAAAGAAAATTATGATGGCGTGTTGGAAAAACTGTCAAAACTTATTGAACAACTCAAAACAACTAAAATTTAA
- the plsY gene encoding glycerol-3-phosphate 1-O-acyltransferase PlsY has protein sequence MSIIIGIIFVVAAYLIGNLNFAYILVKFLKNEDVRNYGSGNAGTTNVLRVMGKNVAIPVFVLDALKGCLVIVVGRYALNLTEIFLVLGGVAVVAGHNWPAFLQFRGGKGTATSLGVFLTYDWQIAIIAIMIGLIILGIWKMVSLTSMVGMTMLPIFALLFSRTITEVVFAFVLCLFSLFQHRKNIGRIIQGKESKLGQKVKMKNK, from the coding sequence ATGTCAATAATTATCGGAATAATTTTTGTTGTTGCCGCTTATTTAATTGGGAATCTAAATTTCGCCTATATTCTTGTAAAGTTCTTGAAAAATGAAGATGTTCGTAACTATGGCAGTGGCAATGCCGGTACAACCAATGTCCTGCGGGTAATGGGCAAAAATGTCGCCATCCCAGTATTTGTTCTGGATGCCCTAAAAGGCTGTCTGGTAATTGTGGTCGGTCGCTATGCCTTAAACTTAACTGAAATTTTTCTTGTACTAGGCGGCGTTGCCGTTGTTGCAGGTCATAATTGGCCGGCATTTTTACAGTTTCGAGGTGGTAAGGGTACAGCAACTTCACTGGGTGTTTTTCTGACATATGATTGGCAAATTGCCATTATCGCGATTATGATTGGACTAATCATTTTAGGGATATGGAAAATGGTCTCGCTCACTTCCATGGTTGGAATGACCATGTTGCCGATTTTTGCATTGCTTTTTAGTCGCACAATAACTGAAGTTGTTTTTGCTTTTGTTTTATGTCTTTTTAGTTTATTTCAGCATCGTAAAAATATCGGCAGGATCATTCAAGGTAAAGAAAGTAAACTGGGACAAAAAGTTAAAATGAAAAATAAATAA
- the proB gene encoding glutamate 5-kinase — translation MREKIKEATTIVVKMGTTSVTHANGTLDFKKLEILARVLTDLENSGKKIVLVSSGAIGAGMNRMKLKERPKTLKEKQAAASVGQGLLMRVYHKFFDEYHQTVGQILLTKDVFKHSIKRNNAMNTFNALIDDGIIPIVNENDCIATDEIEEECFGDNDILSAMTADLVSADLLIILSDVDGLYDDNPSLNKDAQLIRTVPQVDNKILKSAGSSITCLGTGGMITKLGAAKYATNCGIDVIIASGDDCKTLYDILDGQEVGTIFLRNSKSNEIIQD, via the coding sequence ATGCGAGAAAAGATTAAAGAAGCGACTACCATTGTTGTTAAAATGGGAACAACTTCTGTGACCCACGCGAATGGAACGTTAGATTTTAAAAAGCTGGAGATTCTGGCACGGGTTTTAACAGACCTTGAAAATAGCGGAAAAAAAATAGTACTTGTCTCGTCAGGAGCAATTGGCGCTGGCATGAACCGAATGAAATTAAAAGAGCGTCCCAAAACGCTTAAAGAAAAACAAGCCGCAGCATCGGTAGGGCAAGGTTTATTGATGCGCGTTTATCACAAGTTTTTCGATGAATATCACCAGACTGTCGGTCAAATTTTATTGACGAAAGATGTCTTTAAACATAGTATTAAACGAAATAATGCCATGAACACCTTTAACGCCCTTATTGATGATGGCATCATTCCAATTGTAAATGAAAATGATTGTATTGCTACCGATGAAATTGAAGAAGAATGTTTTGGTGATAATGATATCCTTTCGGCGATGACAGCAGATCTTGTTAGTGCCGATCTACTAATTATTTTATCCGATGTTGATGGGCTTTATGATGATAACCCATCACTCAATAAAGATGCTCAGTTAATTAGAACGGTTCCCCAAGTGGACAACAAAATTTTAAAAAGCGCCGGCAGTTCAATAACGTGTTTAGGTACCGGAGGGATGATCACAAAATTAGGTGCTGCTAAATATGCCACTAATTGTGGTATTGATGTCATTATTGCTTCAGGTGATGATTGTAAAACATTATATGATATACTAGATGGGCAAGAAGTTGGAACGATTTTTCTAAGAAATTCAAAATCTAATGAAATTATTCAAGATTAA
- a CDS encoding MGDG synthase family glycosyltransferase has translation MSKVFIFTASTGAGHNLAAQSLKESLDEAGYETEVYDAFKETNITLDRLITKGYQQIVVNAPKLYEQMYNQFNNMNRFQQGIFQVLTRIMNPDIVPLINAGQPDLIITTHPFVTNVLGTLKEHHAFNVPVLSIVTDYKIHTLYLKKMIDAYVVGSDYTKQTMVEKGVAEEIIFPYGIPIRQTFLKNNHLEHKEITEVAGTILLMAGSLGSKQMEKAFSSLLKVKEKIRIIAVCGNNAKTQRDIKNLYSKEGSPDKIVEIYGFVNNISELMDLSDAIISKPGGLTTTEAIVKNIPMIIPFYYPGQEEENADYLVDGGMAIKIDKIKDLTSMVDFLFENKYIIKRMSENMSEEAQKRSMSKTIELCKSLIVDHNTKKALPEPAIDPYKIKEIEHD, from the coding sequence ATGTCAAAAGTATTTATTTTTACAGCTTCAACAGGCGCCGGCCACAATTTAGCTGCGCAATCTTTAAAAGAATCCCTTGATGAAGCCGGATACGAGACAGAAGTCTACGATGCGTTCAAGGAAACAAATATTACTCTTGACCGTCTTATTACGAAGGGTTATCAACAAATTGTTGTCAATGCACCTAAGCTCTATGAACAAATGTATAACCAGTTCAATAACATGAATCGCTTTCAACAAGGTATTTTTCAGGTCCTTACACGGATTATGAATCCCGACATCGTTCCACTGATCAATGCTGGCCAACCGGATTTGATCATTACAACCCACCCTTTTGTAACCAATGTCTTAGGTACCCTTAAAGAACATCATGCCTTTAATGTGCCGGTTCTGTCAATTGTTACAGACTATAAAATTCATACGCTTTATTTAAAAAAGATGATTGATGCTTACGTTGTCGGTAGCGATTATACCAAACAAACAATGGTTGAAAAAGGCGTAGCCGAAGAAATCATTTTTCCTTATGGGATACCCATTCGTCAGACTTTTTTAAAAAACAACCATCTGGAACATAAAGAAATTACGGAAGTCGCCGGTACCATTTTATTAATGGCCGGAAGCTTAGGTAGCAAACAAATGGAAAAAGCTTTTTCCTCTTTACTAAAAGTTAAGGAAAAAATCCGAATTATCGCTGTTTGCGGCAATAATGCCAAAACTCAAAGAGATATCAAAAATCTCTATTCCAAGGAAGGCTCGCCGGATAAAATTGTTGAAATTTATGGTTTTGTTAACAATATCTCGGAATTAATGGATTTGTCCGATGCTATTATTTCTAAACCCGGTGGATTAACAACAACTGAAGCCATTGTTAAAAATATTCCGATGATTATCCCTTTTTATTATCCTGGACAAGAAGAAGAAAATGCTGATTATCTGGTTGATGGCGGGATGGCTATTAAAATTGATAAAATTAAAGATTTAACCTCAATGGTTGATTTTTTGTTTGAAAATAAATATATCATTAAAAGGATGTCAGAAAATATGTCAGAAGAAGCCCAAAAACGATCGATGAGTAAAACGATTGAATTATGTAAAAGCTTAATTGTTGATCACAATACAAAAAAGGCACTTCCTGAACCAGCAATTGATCCCTATAAAATTAAAGAAATTGAACATGATTAA